CTACCGCAAAATGTTAATGGATGAACGTGTGAATTATTTCTTCGACGATATTGACATGGAACAACAGATCCTGAAGCAAAAAAGATTTTTAACTATGGTTTTTGGCGGCCCTAACCACTATCAAGGAAAAGATATGCGTGCAGGCCACCGTCATTTACTCAAACGCGGACTAAATGATTCCCATGTAGATATTGTGATTGCCCATTTAGGCGATACCTTAAGAGAATTGGGGGCGAGTGAGGATGATATTAAAGAAGTTGCCGCGATTGCTAATAGTGTCCGCTCAGATGTATTAGACAGGTAGTATCATGCCAAAGCTTAGTTTTAACCACCATGTTTGTACTTCTAATGAAGGTGAATCAATCCTGGAATGCTTGATACGTAACGGGATTGATTACCCTCATTCCTGCCGCTCAGGAGTTTGTCAGGCCTGCCTAATTAAAGCAAGTGATAGTCCCATTGACCCTAAATGGCAAGAAGGGTTGCCCGACACCCTCAAATCTCAAGGGTACTTTCTCGCCTGCCAGGCAAAACCTTTGACCGACTTTAATCTCAAATCGCCCGACAAATCAGAATGTGATCAAGAAGCAATCATTATCGAAATAACACCTATGACTTACAATGTCATCAAAGTTAAGCTATTAACGGAACATCTTGATCGCTGGATACCAGGACAATACCTTAATTTCATTAATACTGAATCCATCTGCCGAAGTTACTCCATCGCCAATATACCTGATAAGGAAGGGTATATTGAATTACATATCAAATTACAAAATAGTGGCGTAATGAGTCAGTGGTTTCGGGAAAAAGCCACTGTGGATACCGCTATTCATATTCGGGGGCCTTTCGGAAAGTGCTATTATGTTAATCCAGAAAAAAAAGCCTTTGACATTCTACTCGCTGGAACAGGCACCGGACTTGCTCCTCTGGTGGCAATTGCTAAAAGTGCTATTGCCAAACAACATCAAGGAAAAGTCATATTAATCCATGGAGGTTGCATCGATAATGACATTTACTATTGCGAAGAACTTGAAACTTTGGCATCGTTTTATTCAAACTTTAAGTATGCCCCCTGCGTTCTAAGAAGTGATGGACGATATCCTGAAGCCGATATTAATCACCACATATTGAACTACCTAGATGACAAAACTAATATTCAGCTATATGTTTGCGGGCCAAAAGAGACTACCAATAAATTAAAAACAAAAGCTTTTCTTGCTGGCATTCCTTCATCAAAAATTTACAGTGATCCTTTTCTATAGAATGATGAAAATAGCTAAGTCAGCCCCAGCAAATAGTAGCTGTCCGAGGAAAAAAGCTTCGCATTAACTAAGCATTGGAGTACAAGCGTCATCACAGAAAGTTAAATTGCGCTCAACCTGGATAGTCGCATGGTGTATATTATGTTTCTCACGCAAAAGTCTAACTAAGGATTGCCGAGCTTCGTCGCTTAAAGGAGTATCAGGCATATAGAGGTGCACTGAAAGGGCATTTTCTTGAGTACTCATCGCCCAAATATGCAGATCATGCACTTCTTTCACTCCGGGTTCAGCTTGTAGGAATTCACGAACCTCATTCCAGGATATGCTTCGAGGAACAGCATCAATAATGAGGCGAAAGCTATCGGCAAAAAGGCTCCAAGTACCTTTAATAATTAAAAAAGCAATGAGCAACCCCACCACAGGATCTATCCACAGCCAATGTGTCCAATAAAGAAGGGCTGCTGACACGACGACACCGACAGAAATGATTGCATCGTACAATAAATGAAGAAAAGCCGCGCGAATATTTAAATCATCAGAGCCTCGTAAGAATAAAGCAGCAGTAGCACCGTTAATCACAATACCAAGGGTAGCCACAACCATCACCGAAACAGCCTGAACTTCTGAAGGCGAAAATAATTTATACACTGCTTCGCTGGCAATAATACCGCAGGTAAAAACTAACAAAATACCATTTGCCAAAGCTGCTAAAATGGATGTTTTTTTCATACCATAAGTCGTTCGGTGAGTAGGCATCCGATTTAATAAATTATTGGCAATCCAGGCAAGAATTAAGCTTAAAACATCACCTAAATTATGAATAGCATCCGCTAACAAGCTGGTTGAATTAGCAATATAAGCATAAATAATCTGAAAAACGACAAAGAAACCATTTGCTATGATCGCTATCAAAAAGGCCCGATTAAATTGGGCAGGACCATGATGGTGATTATGGGAGTGAGTATGACTATGGGCATGCTCTTTATCCTCATATTCGTGATAAATCATAGCTTATCTCCCCTTCAGTTATCTTGGGCGTCGGATTTTTCTTGCTCGTTGCCGTAATAATTCACACCGATTTTAATTCGTTCACGTTCATTTTTCTTCCGCCAAGTATTGGTATCCCTAAGAGAATAAACGCAGCC
The genomic region above belongs to Legionella micdadei and contains:
- a CDS encoding cation diffusion facilitator family transporter, whose protein sequence is MIYHEYEDKEHAHSHTHSHNHHHGPAQFNRAFLIAIIANGFFVVFQIIYAYIANSTSLLADAIHNLGDVLSLILAWIANNLLNRMPTHRTTYGMKKTSILAALANGILLVFTCGIIASEAVYKLFSPSEVQAVSVMVVATLGIVINGATAALFLRGSDDLNIRAAFLHLLYDAIISVGVVVSAALLYWTHWLWIDPVVGLLIAFLIIKGTWSLFADSFRLIIDAVPRSISWNEVREFLQAEPGVKEVHDLHIWAMSTQENALSVHLYMPDTPLSDEARQSLVRLLREKHNIHHATIQVERNLTFCDDACTPMLS
- a CDS encoding group I truncated hemoglobin, coding for MSSSLFERLGGQNAVNTAVDIFYRKMLMDERVNYFFDDIDMEQQILKQKRFLTMVFGGPNHYQGKDMRAGHRHLLKRGLNDSHVDIVIAHLGDTLRELGASEDDIKEVAAIANSVRSDVLDR
- a CDS encoding FAD-binding oxidoreductase, producing MPKLSFNHHVCTSNEGESILECLIRNGIDYPHSCRSGVCQACLIKASDSPIDPKWQEGLPDTLKSQGYFLACQAKPLTDFNLKSPDKSECDQEAIIIEITPMTYNVIKVKLLTEHLDRWIPGQYLNFINTESICRSYSIANIPDKEGYIELHIKLQNSGVMSQWFREKATVDTAIHIRGPFGKCYYVNPEKKAFDILLAGTGTGLAPLVAIAKSAIAKQHQGKVILIHGGCIDNDIYYCEELETLASFYSNFKYAPCVLRSDGRYPEADINHHILNYLDDKTNIQLYVCGPKETTNKLKTKAFLAGIPSSKIYSDPFL